The Streptomyces sp. NBC_01275 genome has a segment encoding these proteins:
- a CDS encoding DUF6716 putative glycosyltransferase → MPASTSQPPRIAVLADSDTRWKWGALTAARIAPGSGPSMEAGPREGAQVAPVLDGFLLRGRATPTPRQLAEVGVRADSLREVTAVEFLRAMAQSSYDVLVLALVGGGVQAILHGLKRIWEADGQADGEGGTDGGVEGRARRPVVVTGYVGVVYEKLADGLLLRHGADLVLANSRQDAERFRAVYEGVGADASAVTEVALPFLGGAPYAGEPDPAAEQGSRPYTVVFAAQPSVPESRRDRAYLLERLVRHARLHPEREVLLKLRSKPGEHTTHIEELPYQKLAQRHELPSNFRLVYGNMGEVLDRTDLMVTVSSTAALESLHRRIPTVVLTDLGVREALGNHHFVGSGCLASWDQLDAGHRPAEDPEWVARQGVAPDGGYATAFDPARERIAKLLGRPGGLPPLTPYYTPATAPGYLPGILARHHLGPDGSPLPGAPAADREPGPVRQIVRRAARGAYRHGVQRVAPVIRRMGEL, encoded by the coding sequence GTGCCAGCAAGTACTTCTCAGCCCCCGCGGATCGCCGTCCTCGCGGACTCCGACACCCGATGGAAATGGGGTGCGCTGACCGCTGCCAGGATCGCACCGGGCAGCGGCCCGTCCATGGAAGCCGGACCGCGCGAGGGCGCGCAAGTCGCCCCCGTCCTCGACGGCTTCCTGCTGCGCGGCCGTGCCACGCCCACCCCACGCCAGCTGGCCGAGGTCGGCGTGCGCGCCGACTCCCTGCGCGAGGTCACCGCCGTCGAGTTCCTGCGCGCCATGGCGCAGTCGTCGTACGACGTCCTCGTGCTGGCGCTGGTCGGCGGGGGCGTCCAGGCGATCCTGCACGGGCTCAAGCGGATCTGGGAGGCCGACGGGCAGGCCGACGGCGAGGGCGGGACCGACGGAGGAGTCGAGGGCCGGGCGAGGCGTCCCGTCGTCGTCACCGGCTATGTCGGCGTCGTCTACGAGAAGCTCGCCGACGGACTGCTGCTGCGCCACGGCGCGGACCTGGTCCTCGCCAACTCCCGTCAGGACGCCGAGCGTTTCCGCGCGGTGTACGAGGGGGTGGGCGCCGACGCCTCGGCGGTGACCGAGGTGGCCCTGCCGTTCCTGGGCGGCGCCCCGTACGCGGGCGAGCCCGACCCGGCCGCGGAGCAGGGGAGCAGGCCCTACACGGTCGTCTTCGCCGCGCAGCCCTCCGTACCGGAGAGCCGCAGGGACCGGGCGTACCTGCTGGAGCGGCTGGTGCGGCACGCGCGGCTGCACCCCGAGCGCGAGGTGCTGCTGAAGCTGCGCTCCAAGCCCGGCGAACACACCACCCACATCGAGGAGTTGCCCTACCAGAAGCTGGCGCAGAGGCACGAGCTGCCGTCCAACTTCCGCCTCGTCTACGGGAACATGGGCGAGGTCCTCGACCGCACCGACCTCATGGTCACGGTCAGCTCCACGGCCGCCCTGGAGTCCCTGCACCGCCGTATCCCCACCGTGGTCCTCACCGACCTCGGGGTGCGCGAGGCGCTCGGCAACCACCACTTCGTCGGCTCCGGCTGCCTCGCCTCCTGGGACCAGCTCGACGCCGGGCACCGGCCCGCCGAAGACCCGGAGTGGGTGGCCCGGCAGGGCGTCGCCCCGGACGGCGGGTACGCCACCGCCTTCGACCCGGCCCGCGAACGCATCGCCAAGCTGCTCGGCCGGCCCGGCGGTCTGCCGCCGCTGACCCCCTACTACACGCCCGCCACCGCGCCCGGCTATCTGCCCGGCATCCTCGCCCGCCACCACCTCGGCCCCGACGGCAG